Proteins encoded in a region of the Hirundo rustica isolate bHirRus1 chromosome 10, bHirRus1.pri.v3, whole genome shotgun sequence genome:
- the PAQR9 gene encoding membrane progestin receptor epsilon has translation MSDAAGGGGGGGEAQSYRGSSAGGRGRSGSASPGRRRGGGPGAGRGGSGMPAGEGDKKEAAPPPPRPAALLRWDEVPEDFVECFILSGYRRLHCSAQECLASVLQPTNETLNFWTHFIPLLLFLSRFGRLLLLRGAGDVPFHHPALLPLWCYASGVLLTFAMSCTAHLFSCLSPRLRATFFYLDYASISYYGFASTVAYSYYLLPGLSLLDAGAMSRYVQQRLGWQLDCSLPIAAYRVLVLPVALALAVACTAACCRSRAACCAYPFAVRTFVFAMPLSMACPIMLESLFFDLRARNPTLFVYFYRRYFWLLVAAFFNVSKIPERIQPGLFDIVGHSHQLFHIFTFLSIYDQVHYVEDGLAEFLKAPLAAPTYLGTVGYMLLLTVCLAVVVRRFLNVADLCKQD, from the coding sequence ATGAGTGATGctgccgggggcggcggcgggggcggagAGGCGCAGAGCTACCGCGGATCCTCCGCCGGCGGCCGCGGGCGCAGCGGCTCTGCCTCGCCCGGTCGGCGGCGAGGcggcgggcccggggccggcCGGGGCGGCAGCGGCATGCCGGCGGGCGAGGGGGACAAGAAGgaggcggcgccgccgccgcctcgcccTGCCGCCCTGCTGCGGTGGGACGAGGTGCCCGAGGACTTCGTGGAGTGCTTCATCCTCTCGGGCTACCGGCGGCTGCACTGCTCGGCGCAGGAGTGCCTGGCCTCGGTGCTGCAGCCCACCAACGAGACCCTCAACTTCTGGACCCACTTCATCCcgctgctgctcttcctcagCCGCTTcgggcggctgctgctgctgcggggcGCCGGGGACGTGCCCTTCCACCAcccggccctgctgcccctctggtgCTACGCCTCGGGGGTGCTGCTCACCTTCGCCATGAGCTGCACGGCCCACCTCTTCAGCTGCCTCTCCCCTCGCCTCCGCGCCACCTTCTTCTACCTGGACTACGCCTCCATCAGCTACTACGGCTTCGCCAGCACCGTGGCCTACTCCTACtacctgctgccagggctgagtCTGCTGGACGCCGGCGCCATGAGCCGCTACGTGCAGCAGcggctgggctggcagctggaCTGCAGCCTGCCCATCGCGGCCTACCGCGTGCTCGTGCTGCCCGTGGCGCTGGCCTTGGCCGTGGCCTGCACGGCCGCCTGCTGCCGCAGCCGCGCCGCGTGCTGCGCCTACCCCTTCGCCGTGCGCACCTTCGTGTTCGCCATGCCGCTCAGCATGGCCTGCCCCATCATGCTGGAGAGCCTCTTCTTCGACCTCCGCGCACGCAACCCCACGCTCTTCGTCTACTTCTACCGCCGCTACTTCTGGCTGCTGGTGGCCGCCTTCTTCAACGTCAGCAAAATCCCCGAGCGGATCCAGCCGGGGCTCTTCGACATCGTGGGGCATAGCCATCAGCTCTTCCACATCTTCACCTTCCTCAGCATCTACGACCAGGTGCACTACGTGGAGGACGGGCTGGCCGAGTTTCTCAAGGCACCCCTGGCTGCCCCTACCTACCTGGGCACCGTGGGGTATATGCTGCTCCTGACCGTCTGCCTTGCCGTGGTCGTCAGGAGGTTCCTCAACGTCGCGGACCTCTGCAAGCAGGACTGA